GCCAGCTTCTGCTCGATCAGCTCGCGGATCCGTTCGGTGACCAGGCGCTCGCGGTCGGGGCCAGGACGGCGCGAGTAGTCGCGCCGGTTCCTGCGGTCGGGGGCTGCCTCCAGTGCCTGCCGCTCGCGCGCCACGCGCTCGATCAGCTGGCCCACGTGCTGGGCGGCCCGCGCGTACTCGCGCTCGACCTGGCGCGCGATCACCGAGGAGCGGGTCTGCAGCGCGCCGGTCACCACCTCGACCGCGCGAACGATGGTCTCCAGCCGGCGGTGCAGCTCGCTGCCGCGAGTCAGGTCGTCGGCGAAGGCGACCGAGATCGCGCCGACGTGCTCGACCAGCCGGCGCAACGAGCGCGGCTCGTCGCCGAGATAGCCCGGGTCCAGCAGCGACAGCGCGAGCGCCGGCTGCTGCAGGCGCCAGACCAGCGGCTTGGCCGGCTCGGGCATTCGTCGATCGTCGACGACGTAGTCGAACAGCGCGGCCACCACGTCGACGACCGCCAGTTGCGCGGGCGAGGCGCCGGCTCGCGACAGGCCGCCGCGCGCGCGCCCGAAGAACTCGCCTCGGGCCTCGCGGCTGTACGGCGCCAGGCCGGCTGCGTGCGCCAGCGCGACCGCATCGCGTTCGAGATCGACGACAGGTTGCAGCACCGAAAGGGCCGCGCCGGAAGGCGGAGCCCGGAGCGCGGGCAGCGGCGACGTGCCCAGTGCCGCCGCGTCGCGGTCGAGCGCGGCGACCCGGTCGGCGACGCCGACGGCCGGCTCCCCGGAACTCTCGGCCGCCGATTCCTCGGGCTTCCGCGGCGGTTGCGGCGCGGCCAAGGCCTGCCTGTCTTCGGCGCGCGCCCCGAGCGCGGGCGGCGGCGCGGCCGGGGGCAAGGACGTGGGCGGCGTCTCTCGCTCGGGAGATGTCTCGGGCTCCGGCCCCCAGTCGTCCTGCTCGAGCCCGGCAGCCTCTGCCGGCGGGCGCTCGGCCGCGCCGGATACCCCCTCGGCCTCGAGCATCGCGTCGGCCGAGGCGATCGCCGCGGCGACCGGGGGCGCCACGTGTCGCGCGAGCGCCTGCCTGAGCGCGAGCCGGGTGCCGGCAGTCTCGGCGACGCCGGCCACGGCGGACACCAGCGCCGATGCGATCGTTCGGGCGCCCAGCGGATTTGCGTCGTCCTCGGCCCACTGGCCGGCCGAGATCCGGCGCACCCGGTTCACATAGTCGTCGTACTGGGCGCCGGTTTCCTCGCGGATCGCCGCGGCCAGGGCGCCGGCCAGGATCTGCGCCTCGAGCGCGTCCTGGCCCAGCAGCGCGAGCGGCGCGCCCTCGGCCTTGCCGGCCTTGGCTGCCTCCAGGCAGCGCAGGACCCGGCGGGACAACTCGTCCGGGATTCGCGCCGCGCGGCCGAGCGGATCGCGGCCCAGCTGCACCGCGGCGGCCAGCATCGCCTGGCGCTCGCGCCCGTCGGCCAGCGCATCCGCGCCGTGCTCCAGGTCGTGAGCGATCGCGATCAGCGCCTCGCCGAGCGCGCGCGACGCCGCCGCGCCCAGCATCTCGCGGACGCGGGCGAACAGCAGCGGGCGCGACGGCTCCGCGGTGCGGAAGGTGTCGGGATCGTTCACGGTGCGGGCGATGCTACCCGAAGCCCCTTCCCCGACCCGTGAACTAATCGACGCCCTCGAGCCTGTCGCGCAGGAAGCCTGTCACGAGGTTCGCGAGCGAGCCGTTGCCTGGCGGCTCGCGGTAGTCGTAGCGGGCCCTGATGACCGGCATCGGCAGGTCCAGCAGCGCGCCGAGGTCGACCGGGGTGCCGGAGACGACCGCGTCGGCACGCGTCGCGACGATGCTCGCCCTCAGGTCGGCGGCCTCGCTCGCCGAGTAGCCCATCGCCGGAAGCACCTGGCCGATGTGCGGGTATCGGCGAAAGGCCTCGGCAAGCGAGCCGACCGCCGACGGTCGCGGATCGACGATCTCGAGCGCCCCGCCCTGCCGGGCGGCGAGCCAGCCGGCGCCGTTCGGCATTCCGCCGTGAGTGATCGTGGGGCCGTCCTCGACCACGACGACCCGCATGCCGGCCAGGGAGCCGGCCGGATCGAGCCGCACCGCCGACTCGCCGCGAACCAGCGCCGCGCGGGGGGCCAGCTCGCGCGCCGAGGCCTCGACCCGGGCGATCGCGTCGGGCGCGGCCGAGTTCGACTTGGCGACTACCACCACGTCGGCCATCCGCAGCACCGCCTCGCCGGGGTGCCAGTCGCGCTCGTGCCCGGCGCGCAGCGGGTCGACCAGCACGATGTGCAGGTCGGGCCGAACGAAGGGAAAGTCGTTGTTGCCGCCGTCCCACAGCACCAGGTCGGCCTGCGCTTGCGCCTCGGCGAGGATCCGCGCGTAGTCGACGCCGGCGAAGACGGTGCCGCCCACCGCGATGTGCGGCTCGTATTCCTCGCGTTCCTCGATCGTGCAATCGGCCGCGTCGAGATCGGCGCGCGAGGCGAAGCGCTGCACCGCCTGGCGCGCCAGCTCGCCGTAGGGCATCGGGTGGCGCATCACCGCCACCCGCAAGCCGAGCTGCCTGAGCAGGCCCGACAGCCAGCGCGAGACCTGCGACTTGCCTGCGCCGGTTCGCACCGCCGACACCGCGATCACCGGCAGGCGAGACTCGAGCATCGTGCGCCGCGGCCCGAGCATCGTGAAGTCGGCGCCGGCCGCGAGCGCGATCGACGCCCGGTGCATGACCTCGACGTGGGCGATGTCCGAGTACGCGAACACCACCTCGTCGATCCGCTCCGCTGCGACCAGGCCGGCCAGCTCCGCCTCGTCGACGATCGGGATGCCCTGCGGATAGCGCGGACCGGCGAGCGAGGCCGGGTAGCGCCGACCGGCGATGCCGGGGATCTGCGCGGCCGTGAACGCGATCACCCGCACTGCGGGATCGTCGCGATACACGACGTTGAAGTTGTGGAAGTCGCGCCCGGCCGCGCCCATGATGACGATGCGGCGATGCGGCGAGGCGGTTGCGTGGTTCATCTGCGGCGGGCTCCGTGATCGGCGCGGCGTTCGGTCGCGAGTGCTAGTACTGTAGCGGCACGCGCGACCGTCGCGTTCGACGAATCCAGGGGAACCGGGAGCAAGGACTTGGAAAGGGACAAGGGTCAGGGCTTCGCCAGGCGGGCCGGCTTCGCGCTGAACGGCATCAGGCTCGCGGTCGGCCGCGAGCGCAGCATGCGGACTCACCTGCTTGCCGCGGCGGCCGTTCTGGCGGCACTGGCCGTCACGCGGCCCCCTGCCCTGTGGTGGGCGATCCTCGCGCTGGCGGTCGGCCTGGTGCTGGTGGCCGAGCTGGCGAACAGCGCGCTCGAGACGCTGATCGATCGCGTGCACCCCGAGCGGCATCCCGAGATCGGCGCGGCGAAGGACATCGCGGCGGGCGCGGTGCTGGTCGCGAGCGGGATCGCGCTCGTCGTGGGCGTCGCCTTCCTCTTCGCCGTCCTCTGAGCGGGCTCGGCGGGCCCGCCGGGCCGGTATGATTCAGCCCGCCCATGAGCGCCAGATCCCCCCTGATCGTCTTCTCGCACGCCAACAGCTTTCCGGCCGGAACCTACGGACTGCTGTTCCGCTCGCTGCGGGCGCGCGGCATCGCGGTCAAGGCGATCGAGAAGTTCGGTCACGACCCTCGCTATCCGGTCACCAGCAACTGGCCGCACCTGGTCCGGCAGCTCGCCGACTTCGCGGCACCCGAGATCGAGGCCCACGCGGGCCCCGCCTTCCTGGTCGGGCACTCGCTGGGCGGCTTCCTGAGCCTGATGTGCGCGGCGCGCAATCCGCTGCTCGGCGGCCGTGGCGCGCGCGGCGTTCTGCTTCTCGACTCGCCCTTGCTGGGGGGCTGGCGAGCGCGCACCCTGGGCCTGGTCAAGCTCACGCAACTGGTGGGTTCGGTGTCGCCGGGGCGGGTGAGCCGCAGGCGCCGGTACCAGTGGCCGAGCGCCGACGCCGCGCTCGAGCACTTCATGCACAAGCGCGCGTTCGCGGACTGGCATCCGCAGGTGCTGCGCGACTACGTCGAGCACGCGATGCACGACGAGGTCGCGCCCGACGGCACGGTTCGCCGTGTGCTCGACTTCGATCGCGACATCGAGACCCGCATCTACAACACCCTGCCGCACAACCTCGACAGGCTGTTGCGCAGGCATCCGCTGCAGTGCCCGGTCGGCTTCATCGGCGGCACCCGGTCGCTGGAGATGCGGCAGATCGGGTTCGCGATGACGCGCAAGGTGGTCGGCAACGATCGTCCCGAACGCCTTCGCATGATCGAGGGCAGCCACCTGTTCCCGATGGAGAGGCCGCTCGAGACCGCTGCCGCGATCGAGGCGATGCTGGCCGGGCTGCAAGGCCTGGCCCGGTAGCCCGACCGCCTTCGAGTCGCATGCCCCCGCGCTTGCCGCGATCGGCTGGGCACGATACCGGCCATCCCTATCGCGCCGGTTGATCCAATTCATTGGACGCAGTCCGAGCTGCGCTCCTAGACTGGCCTTGCGTTCTTTCCGAACACTGCAACCAGGGAGGTGACCATGAGCGACTCGATCAAACCCGCGGGCAAGTGCCCGGTGATGCACGGCGGAGCCACGTCGGCTGGCCAGTCGAACATGGCGTGGTGGCCCAAGGCGCTGAACCTCGACATCCTGCACCAGCACGACAGGAAGACCGACCCGATGGGACCCGGCTTCGACTATCGCGAGGAACTGAAGAAGCTCGACGTCGAGGGGCTGAAGAAGGACCTGAAGGCCCTGATTACCGACAGCCAGGACTGGTGGCCGGCCGACTGGGGCCACTACGGCGGCCTGATGATCCGGATGGCCTGGCACTCGGCGGGCAGCTACCGGGTCGCCGACGGTCGCGGTGGCGGCGGCACCGGCAACCAGCGCTTCGCCCCGCTCAATTCGTGGCCCGACAACGCGAACCTCGACAAGGCCCGCCGCCTGCTTTGGCCGATCAAGAAGAGGTACGGCAACAGGATCAGCTGGGCAGACCTGATGATCCTGGCCGGCAACATGGCCTACGAATCGATGGGCCTGAAGACCTTCGGCTTCGCCTTCGGTCGCGAGGACATCTGGCACCCCGAGAAGGACACCTACTGGGGTTCGGAGAAGGAATGGCTGGCGCCTACGGGCAGCGAGGGCAGCCGCTACTCGGGCGAGCGCGAGCTGGAGAACCCGCTCGCGGCCGTGATGATGGGCCTGATCTACGTGAACCCGGAAGGCGTAGACGGCAAGCCCGACCCGCTGAAGACCGCCCGCGACGTGCGCGTGACATTCGCCCGCATGGCGATGAACGACGAGGAAACCGTGGCCCTGACCGCCGGCGGCCACACCGTGGGCAAGGCGCACGGCAACGGCAGCGCCGCCAACCTGGGGCCGGCTCCGGAGGCGGCCGACCTGGAGGAACAGGGCCTCGGGTGGAACAACCACAAGACCCGCGGCATCGGCCGCGACACCGTGACCAGCGGCATCGAGGGCGCCTGGACCACCCACCCCACCCAATGGGACAACGGCTACTTCGACCTGCTGCTCGGCTACGAGTGGGAGCTGAAGAAGTCCCCGGCCGGCGCCTGGCAATGGGAGCCGATCGGCATCGAGGAAGAGGACATGCCGGTCGACGTCGAGGATCCGTCGATCCGCTGCAAGCCGATCATGACCGACGCCGACATGGCGATGAAGATGGACCCGGAGTACCGCAAGATCTCCGAGCGCTTCCACAAGGACCCGGCCTACTTCTCCGAGACCTTCGCCCGTGCCTGGTTCAAGCTGACCCACCGCGACATGGGCCCGAAATCGCGGTACTTCGGCCCGGACGTCCCGCAGGAAGACCTGCTCTGGCAGGACCCGGTTCCCGCGGGCCGCAGCGACTACGACGTCGCCGCGGTGAAGGCGAAGATCTCGGCCGCCGGCCTGTCGATCGGCGACATGGTCGCCACCGCCTGGGACAGCGCCCGCACCTTCCGCGGCTCGGACTTCCGTGGCGGCGCCAACGGCGCGCGCATCCGCCTTGCGCCGCAGAAGGACTGGGAAGGGAACGAGCCGGACCGTTTGGCCAGGGTGCTGGCGGTCTACGAGAAGATCGCCGCCGAGACCGGCGCCAGTGTGGCCGACGTGATCGTGCTGGCCGGCAACCTTGGTGTCGAGCAGGCGGCGAAGGCCGCGGGTTTCGACGCGAGCGTGCCCTTCGCGCCGGGCCGCGGCGATGCCACCCGGGAGATGACCGACGTCGAGTCCTTCGACGTGCTGGAGCCGCTGGCCGACGGCTTCCGCAACTGGCTGAAGAAGGACTACGTGGTCACCCCCGAGGAGCTGCTGCTCGACCGGGCGCAACTGATGCGGCTGACCGCCTGCGAGATGACGGTCCTGGTCGGCGGAATGCGCGTGCTGGGCACCAACCACGGCGGCACGAAGCACGGCGTGTTCACCGACCGAGAAGGCGCGCTGACCAACGACTTCTTCGTGAACCTGACCGACATGGCCTGCACGTGGAAGCCGGCCGGCAGAAACCTGTACGAGATCCGCGACCGCAAGACCGGCAAGCTCAAGTGGACAGCGACGCGTGTCGACCTGGTGTTCGGCTCGAACTCGATCCTTCGGGCCTACGCCGAGGTCTACGCGCAGGACGACGGCAAGGAGAAGCTCGTGAACGACTTCGTCGCGGCCTGGACGAAGGTGATGAACGCCGACCGGTTCGATCTGGCCTGAGAACTGCCAGACCGTCCGGGCAGGAGAACGGCCCCTCGAGGGGCCGTCCCTTCATCCTTCATCGTCACCGGATTCAGCGCGAGGGCAGCACTCGAGCCGGAGGCGCGCCGCGGCGCAGGCTCACCCACAACAGCCACAGGCAGAACGCCGACTCGGCCAGCAACGGGAGGGCATAGGCCGGCCCAAATGTCGCGGACAGCCCCGGCGCGAGCAGGCGCACGCCGCTGCCGGCGAGGTAGACCCCGCCGGCGGCCGTCACCAACAGGCCGAGCGCGCGCGGCGCCCAGCGCGAGCGCAGCAGCAGGACGCCGGTGAGCACGGCGTTGACGCCGAAGAACGCCAGCCCCAGGTCGTAGCCGTGGGCGTGCGCCTGCAGTCGCAAGGTCGCGAGAGCGGCCGCGCCGTCACCGAGCATGACAGCTGCCCGGCCGTCCTCGGCAAGCAGCACGGCGGCTTGCAGGTTCAGGAGGTTGGCGCCGAGCACGGCCGCCTGCATCAGGCGAAAGGCCATGGCTGCGAGCGCCAGCGCCGGGCCGTGAGTCCGCAGCAGTCGAAACAGCAGCACGGCCAGTGCGACGTCAGCGATCAGCATCACGGTGTCGGCTGCGATGCTGGCCCGCACCATGCCCAGCGAGGTCTGCAGGCCCGCGAAAACGCTCGCAGGATCGTCCGGCGCCAGGAGCGGAGCGCGCACGGCCGCCTCGCTCCAGACCCCCGCGACGATGATGACGAGATAGAGGGCGCCGGCCAGTCCGGCGGCTGGGCGGAAACCGGGAGCGGTGGCGGGATCGGTCATCGCAAGAGGGTGACGGGGCGCGCGCCAGGAATTCGCCGGGCGAAGGGAACCTCGGGCCGTGACGCAGCCCATTGTCCCACGCCCACCGAGAGAAGCACCACGAGCACGCCGATGCACTGCATCGCCGTCAGGCGCTGGTCCAGCGCGACCCATCCGATGCCGACCGCGGTCACCGGGCTCAGGAGTGCGAGCAGCGACACGGTCGCTGGCCCCAGCCGCGCAATCCCGCGGAACCACAGGAAGTAGGTCAGCGCTGCGCCGATCAGGCCGAGGTAGACGAGACCGCCGACATGTACGGCGTCGAGGGCGGGCAGTCGCCCCTCGGAGAGCAGCGCCATCGGCAGCAGGACCATTCCGCCTGCCGTCAACTGCCAGGCGGTGAACGTCAATGGCCCGACCCCGGATTGCCACTTGCGGCTCAGCACGGTTCCCGCGGCCATCGCCGCCGCGCTGCCGGCGCCAGCGGCGAGCCCGAGCGGATCGAGTGTCGCCGCCGGGCCCATGACCAGCAGTCCCACGCCCAGCGCGCCTGCGACGGCCGCAGCCACCGATGCCGCGCGCACCGGCGTACCCAGCAGGCCGCGGGCGAACAGCAGGACCAGCAGCGCCTGCGCAGACCCGAGCGTGGCGGCAACTCCGCCCGGCAGGCGTTGGGCCGCGACGAACAGCAGCGTCCAGAAGACGGCGAAGTTGAGCGTGCCCAGAACGAGCACCTGCGGGAGACGCTCTCGCAACGGCAAGCGCCTCACGATCGCCAGCAACAGCAGGCCCGCTGGCAGCGCACGCAGCATGGCCAGCGTCATCGGCCGCCCCTCGGGCAGCCACGCGGTGGCGACGAAATAGGTGCTGCCCCACACGGCAGGCGCCAGCGCGGTCAGCAAGAGGTCGGGCGTCCGCTTCATGGCCTCGTCTCCGACGCAGGCGTGCGTGCCGCACCGGTCGCTGGCGATCGGCCGGCCCATCGCAGCTGCTTCTGCAGTTGTGCGCGAAGGTCGTTCAGCGGGCCGTTGCGCAGCCGGGCGCCCGTTTCGGCGACGATCACCGTTGGCACCGAGCGCACGCCGAGATGCCGTGCCATGGCGCGGTCGGCTTCTACCGCCATGCGCGTGCGTCCATCCATCAGACAGTACCGAAAGGTGGCGCCATCGAAGCCGACGCTGCGCGCCACGTCCACGAGCACCTCGGTGTCGGCGACGTTGCGCGCCTGCGAGAGGTGTGCATCCTGCAAGGCATCGAACAGTCGCCAGTGGCCGTCCTGTCCGCCGAGCCGCTGGGCCGCCTGACAGGCGAGCGCACCCGGCAGGCCGTGCGGGTAGTCGAAGGCTGCGGCGCGCATGCGATCGATGGCGAAGCGTTCCGGAGCGTCGCTGGCCGCTGCGCAGGCCGCCCAGTGTCCGAGGATCGTCTCCTTGGCCGCTGCCGGCGAGCCGAACACCTCGGCCATTCGGGCGGGGCTGTCCTGCAGGACGAAGGTGCGATGCCGGATGTCGAGATCGAAGTCGCGGGCCAGCGCGCGCAGCCGCGGCGACAGGTTGAAGCACCAGCCGCAGACGACGTCGTGGAAAAATTCCAGTGTCAGCGTGGGGGCGCGGCGCATCATGCGGCCTCCGCAAGAACAGCGCCTTGCGACGCCCCTGCGAGTGCGGCGGCGACCCGAGCCACGTGCTGGCCCTGGAACCGGGCGCCGGCCAGGTCTGTGGTGGTCGGTCGCCGCGATCCGTCGGGGCCGGCGATCGTGCCCGCGCCATAGGGTGAGCCGCCGACGATCTCGTCGTGGCGCGTTTGAGCCGCGAAGGTGTAGGGCATGCCGACGATGACCATGCCGAAGTGCAGCAGCGGGACATGCGTCGACAGGACCGTCATCTCGTGCCCGCCATGCTGGCTGCCGGTGGAAGTGAACACCGCGCCGACCTTCCCCGCCAGCGCGTTGCGAGCCCAGAGTCCGCCGGCCTGGTCGATGAATTGCTTGACCGCACCGGCCATGGTGCCGAAGTGCGTCGGCGTTCCCAGGATGATCGCGTCGTACTGCGTCAGCTCGGCGACGGTCATCTCGGGCGTCTCGTCAGGCTGGAAGCCGGCGCGCTCGCGCACCGGCAGCGGCACTGTCTCGGGCACGCGACGCAGGTCGACCTGCACGCCGTCCACGCTGCGCGCGCCTTCGGCCTCGGCCTCGGCGAGCGCGCGCACATGGCCGTAGCTGGAGTAGTAGAGAACGAGAATGCGGGTCATGATGTCCCTTCGTGTCTGGTGAGGTCAGGCCACGAAGGATGAAAGACCGGGCCCCCGCGAAAAAGAGGCGTGCCGCACATTCACTCTTCACGCTCGTTCAAGAATCGTGGCGCGGCCTCGCCAGTGCGGCCTGCAGATGGTCGACGAAAGCCAGCGCCTTCGCGTCCACGCTCCGGCGAGAGGCCGAGACCGCATACACGTGCCGGCTCGGCAGCGCATGCCGCGGCAGCACGCGGACCAGGCGCCCTTCGCGCTCGGCAGGATCGGAAAGGAAGTCCGGCAGCGCGCCGATGCCGTTACCGGCGATCAGCAGGTCGCGCAGCACCAGGCTGCTGCCCACCTTCAGGCGCGCTCGGTGCGGCAGCGTCACCGCTCCCTCGGGGCCGTGCAAGATCCACGCCGTTGCATCGTCCGCGTGCAGGTAGCCGACGACAGGGTGGGACGCGAGATCCTGCGTCCGCTGCGGCGTGCCGTGCCGAGCCAGGTGCGCCGGGGACGCGAAGAGTGCCTGCCGCACTGGCGCTATCCCGCGAGCGACCAGGCCCGAATCGGGCAGACCGGCCCGGATGCGGATCGTCAGGTCGTACCCGCCCTCGATCATGTCGATCACGCGGTCGTCGAAGCTCACGCTCAAATCGACCTCGGGATGCCGGGCCAGGAACGAAGGCAGCAGAGACGCCAGCACGGTCACGCCGAACGAATGGGGGGCGTTGACGCTCAGCCGCCCGCGGACCTGGCCCGCCGCCTGGCGCACCGCCTCCTCGGAGCGATCGATGTCGGCCAGGATGCGCTTTGCCTCCTCGTAGTAGAGCCGTCCGTGCTCGGTCAGCGACATGCGGCGCGTGGTTCGCGCCAGCAGGGCGCAGCCCAGCTGCTGCTCGAGTCGCTTCAGGTCGCTGCTCAGCAGAGCCGGCGACACCTGCAGGTCCTCCGCCGCCTTCGCGAAGCTGCCTCGCTCCACGATTCGGCAAAATGCCCGCATGACCGAAAGTTTGTCCACGTGATCCCTCCGGGGAGCCGGTCGGCGTTGGCGGCGGCGCCACGGCAAGGGAATCGAATGACTCGCCGGGCGGCGTCATTGTCGTGACACGGCGTCACTGACGGTGGTTCGCGGAGGACGCGATCGAGACGGAACGCGCCCGTGGTGCCGTTCAGTATAGGTGCCAGGCCAACGGAAAAGCCTGGATGGCAAGACCCGTTGCAGGCCGACCAGAGACAGGAAAGCCCCGTATCGCAATGGAATACGGGGCTCTCGGGGGGCTCGCGACGCGTTCCGTGACGCTCGGAGACTGGATCTTGGCGGAGAGGGTGGGATTCGAACCCACGATACGCTTGCACGTATACCGGATTTCGAGTCCGGCGCATTCGACCACTCTGCCACCTCTCCGGAGTACCTTGCCCGATCGCCTGAATTCCGTGGAGCTCAGGCAATCGACAATGCGTGGTGCGAAGCCAGAAAGTATAGCAAAAAGTGCGGGGCAGTCTGCCACTCGGCAGCGAAGCCGCGTCAGTCCGCCGGTTCCAGTTTCGCCAACCCGCCCATGTAGGGCCGCAACGCCGGCGGCACGACGATGCTGCCGTCCGCCTGCTGGAAGTTCTCCAGCACCGCGACCAGGGTGCGGCCGACCGCCAGGCCGGAGCCGTTCAGCGTGTGGACCAGTTCGGGCTTGCCCTGCGCGTTGCGGAAGCGCGCCTGCATCCGCCGGGCCTGGAAGGCCTCGCAGTTCGACACCGACGAGATCTCGCGATACGCGTTCTGCGCCGGCAGCCAGACTTCCAGGTCGTAGGTCTTGGCCGCGCCGAAGCCCATGTCTCCGGTGCACAGCGCCATGACCCGGTACGGCAAGTCGAGCCGGCGCAGGATCGCCTCGGCGTGGCCGACCATTTCCTCGAGCGCCTCGTAGGACCTCTCCGGGTGCACGATCTGCACCATCTCGACCTTGTCGAACTGGTGCTGCCGGATCATGCCGCGGGTGTCGCGGCCGTAGGACCCGGCCTCGGAGCGGAAGCACGGCGTGTGCGCGGTGAGCCGCATCGGCAGCGCGTCGGCCTGAAGAATCTCGCCGGCCACCAGGTTGGTCAGCGACACCTCCGAGGTCGGGATCAGGTAGAGCGCCTCGCCCTCGCCTTCCTGGCCGCCCTTCTTGACCGCGAACAGGTCCTGCTCGAACTTCGGCAGCTGGCCGGTGCCGCGCAGCGTGGCGGCATTCACGATGTAGGGCGTGTAGCACTCGGTGTAGCCGTGCTCGCCGGTCTGCACGTCGAGCATCAGCTGGGCGAGCGCGCGGTGCAGGCGGGCGATCTGGCCCTTCATGACCGCGAAGCGCGAGCCCGACAGCTTGGCAGCGGCCTCGAAGTCCAGCCCGAGCGGCGCGCCCAGGTCCACGTGGTCGCGCGGCGCGAAGCCCAGCGGCTTCGGGTCGCGGCCTTCGGGGCTCCAGCGGCGGATCTCCTTGTTGCCGTGCTCGTCGCGGCCGACCGGCACCGACTCGTGCGGCAGGTTGGGAACCTGCGCGAGCCAGTCGTTCAGCCGCTCGCGCACCAGGTCGCTCTGCTCGGTGGCAGTCTTCAGTTCGTCGCCGAGCCCGGCGACCTCGGCCATCACGGCCGAGGTGTCCTCGCCGCGCGCCTTGAGCTGCCCGATCGACTTCGACAGCGCGTTGCGCTTCGCCTGCAGCTCCTCGGCGCGCACCTGCAGCGCCTTGCGCTCGGACTCGAGCTCGCGGAACGCGTCGAGGTCGAGCCGGTAGCCGCGCGACGCGAGCCGGGCGGCGACGGTTTCGGGATCCTTGCGGAGCTGGGCGATGTCGAGCATGGGAGGAAGCGGCGGAAAACGCTCGCCGGAAAGGTGATGTCGCTGGCCAAGGGGCGCGAGAGCGCCAAAGGGGGCGAGTTTATCAAGCTCGCCCCCTCGAACCCCTTCCCTTCGTGGCTACCGGTCGTTTCTCTGCCGCGGCCTTCGGGCCGCCCTGCCCTCAGCGCGCCGTGGGCGGATGCACGATCGTCGCCACCACGCGATCCGACGGGGTCGCCGCCGACTGGAGGTTCTCCAGCCAGGCCATCACGTAGCGGTCGCCGGCGGCGACGGCCACCGGGTACGCGTCGGGAGGCGGTTGCAGCGCCGGCGTGGTGTACCAGTAGGAACCCGGCGTGCCGAAGACCGGCGCGCCGGAAGCCCACGGCGCCCGGGCGACGCGCGCGCGGTCGGCCGTCTGCATCGGATCGAGCGTGAGGTCCTTGACCCAGCCCGCGAAGAGGCCCTGCCCGGATCCGGTGAGCGCGAAGCCGAAGCGACCGGAGATCGGGTTGGCGTCGATCGCCACGTCGGCGGCATCCAGCACGTTTCCGTCGAAGGCGATTCGGCGCGACAGGATCGTGTTCGTGATGCCGGCGTTCGGCGACGAAGCCCAGGACGTCCATCCGACCAGGAAGCCGTCGGGATGAGCAGTCACCCGCGGATCGGTCGCGAAGGGCCCGGAACCGGCGAGTTCCTGCCAGTCGGCGTCGAGCAAGACGCCGGTATCGCTGACCCGGACGAAGCCCACCGTGCCGCCTTGCGGGCTCGCCCGCGCGATCAGGTAGCCGGCCCCGGAGCGCGCCACGCTGACGTCGGCCTCGCCGGTTGCCAGGCTGAACGAGGTGGCGGGAATGGCCTGTCCGTTGCGATCGATGAGTTGCCCCTCGGTCACCCAGGTGGTCCCGTTCGCGAAACGTTGCCAGACCAGCAGCACGTTGCTGCCGTCGCTTGCCGCCGCCAACCGGGCGCTGGTGCCGATCGGCGCGCCAACCGGCGTTCCGGCGAGCGGGCCGAGGACCGTTCCCGAGGGCGACAGCCGTTGCCCGACCAGGACCCCGTCCGACGGGCGCA
This genomic window from Zeimonas sediminis contains:
- the serS gene encoding serine--tRNA ligase, with the translated sequence MLDIAQLRKDPETVAARLASRGYRLDLDAFRELESERKALQVRAEELQAKRNALSKSIGQLKARGEDTSAVMAEVAGLGDELKTATEQSDLVRERLNDWLAQVPNLPHESVPVGRDEHGNKEIRRWSPEGRDPKPLGFAPRDHVDLGAPLGLDFEAAAKLSGSRFAVMKGQIARLHRALAQLMLDVQTGEHGYTECYTPYIVNAATLRGTGQLPKFEQDLFAVKKGGQEGEGEALYLIPTSEVSLTNLVAGEILQADALPMRLTAHTPCFRSEAGSYGRDTRGMIRQHQFDKVEMVQIVHPERSYEALEEMVGHAEAILRRLDLPYRVMALCTGDMGFGAAKTYDLEVWLPAQNAYREISSVSNCEAFQARRMQARFRNAQGKPELVHTLNGSGLAVGRTLVAVLENFQQADGSIVVPPALRPYMGGLAKLEPAD